ATTTTGGCTTTATTTTTTATATTCCCATTTTTATGGGCTCTTTCTACCTCTTTGAAGACTGCAACAGATGTTCTAACTTGGCCGCCCAAGTGGATACCTAACCCTGCTACTCTTGATGCTTACAAATACGTTATTGAAAATGTTCCATTTCCGCGATACTTCTTAAATTCTTTAATAATTACAGCCTTGGGAATAATTTTTAATGTTCTATTTGCATCTTTAGCAGCCTATCCCCTTGCAAGATTGGAATTCAAAGGACGAAATCTTATATTTTTCTTGATTTTGTTACCTATGATGATCCCCATTCAAGGAGGTCTAATTGTTAATTTCATAACTATTTTAAATCTTAAACTTTTCAATACTTATTTAGCAGTTGTTTTGCCGAGTGCTGTTAGTATTTTTGGAATTTTTATAATGAGACAAAATTATCTCGCTATTCCAAGGGATCTTGAAGATGCTGCTAGAATAGATGGTTGTAATGAATTTCAACTTTGGAGGAAAATAATGTTTCCGATGGTGAGACCTGCGGCTACAGCACTTTCTATTATTTCATTTGCAGGTTTTTGGAATGCTTTTTTGTGGCCATTGATAGTTCTTCAAAGTCAAAATAAATTCCCTTTACAGGTAGGCCTTTCTTACTTAAACAATATGTTTGAACAAAATTATAGATACATAACCGCCAGTTTAATTATTGCTTCCATCCCGATTCTTGTCTTTTTCTTTTTTACTCAAAGATATTTTATAGAAGGCTATCAAGGGGCACTAAAACAGTGAACTTTTAGTTCAAATCATTGTTTCCCAAAGGAGATGAATGAAAAATGAAAAAAGGAATAATGTTTCTATTTTTTGTATTTTGTTCAGTGATTTTTTTGGAGCAGAAGTTGGGGTACTAGTATCAGAAGCTTCTGAAAATTTCTACGGGGCGTCAAAGGTGAAAACGACATAAACGAAATGAAAAATGAAATTGAAAGAATACGACCTATGTCACAGAAGAAAGATACTTTTCTTTTTTAAATAGTATAAATGAATTGAGAAAAATTAGGCAATATCAAAATAAAGAGAGGTCATTAAAATGAGAATAATATTTTTACCTATTGATGAAAGATTTTGCACTCGGGAATATTTTTTAATGTTTG
This genomic window from Petrotoga olearia DSM 13574 contains:
- a CDS encoding carbohydrate ABC transporter permease — encoded protein: MRKKEKKQINKKKIIKITLNYVLLIILALFFIFPFLWALSTSLKTATDVLTWPPKWIPNPATLDAYKYVIENVPFPRYFLNSLIITALGIIFNVLFASLAAYPLARLEFKGRNLIFFLILLPMMIPIQGGLIVNFITILNLKLFNTYLAVVLPSAVSIFGIFIMRQNYLAIPRDLEDAARIDGCNEFQLWRKIMFPMVRPAATALSIISFAGFWNAFLWPLIVLQSQNKFPLQVGLSYLNNMFEQNYRYITASLIIASIPILVFFFFTQRYFIEGYQGALKQ